Proteins encoded by one window of Lathyrus oleraceus cultivar Zhongwan6 chromosome 1, CAAS_Psat_ZW6_1.0, whole genome shotgun sequence:
- the LOC127077738 gene encoding probable F-box protein At4g22030, which translates to MVSLQIFSAANLSSSSLKTVKAAIHLPKLPRVFSIPQLPKTKPLIEDFVNLSIDHINTNQFGNNNVVITTQSLDRHNNKNTDDIIVKLYAVLEAVSDRIEMHHNIAQQRNNWNTLLLNSINMITLTATTFAGVASAAAATCSDSSLLALKLSSALLFSAATGMLLIMNKINPSQLTEEQRNATRLFKQLQTQIQTTIAIGNPSEEDVKDAMDKVLALDKAFPLPLLGAMLEKYPAKFEPAVWWPSKKGKSQSKKAGKMNNGWNDELEMEMREVVDVIKRKDGEDYNRLGNIALKINKSLAVAGPLLTGIAAIGSTFIGNGSPVAAFVPLLAGSLASAINTFEHGGQVGMVFEMYRGSAGFFNLLETSIELTLSEKDLERRENGELFEMKMALQLGRSISNLRELASKSASYRMEGDVLIDEFASKLF; encoded by the coding sequence ATGGTTTCTCTACAAATATTTTCAGCAGCTAatttatcttcttcttctttgaaGACAGTTAAAGCTGCTATCCATCTCCCTAAACTCCCACGTGTATTTTCAATCCCACAACTACCAAAAACAAAGCCTCTTATTGAGGACTTTGTTAATCTATCCATAGATCATATTAATACAAATCAATTTGGAAACAATAATGTTGTCATCACCACACAATCACTTGACAGACACAACAACAAGAATACAGATGATATTATTGTTAAACTCTATGCAGTCTTGGAAGCTGTTTCCGACAGAATTGAAATGCATCACAACATTGCCCAACAACGTAACAACTGGAACACTCTTTTATTAAATTCAATAAACATGATTACTCTTACTGCTACAACTTTCGCTGgtgttgcttctgctgctgcAGCCACTTGCTCTGATTCTTCACTTTTGGCTTTAAAACTATCTTCTGCTCTTTTATTTTCTGCTGCAACTGGAATGTTACTTATCATGAACAAAATCAATCCTTCTCAACTCACGGAGGAACAAAGAAATGCTACAAGGTTGTTTAAACAGCTTCAAACACAAATCCAAACAACTATTGCAATAGGAAATCCTAGTGAGGAAGATGTCAAAGATGCAATGGACAAGGTTTTGGCACTTGACAAAGCTTTTCCACTTCCCTTATTAGGAGCAATGCTTGAAAAATATCCTGCAAAATTTGAGCCTGCTGTTTGGTGGCCTTCCAAAAAAGGAAAATCACAAAGCAAGAAAGCGGGGAAAATGAATAATGGATGGAATGACGAATTAGAAATGGAAATGCGGGAAGTTGTTGATGTGATAAAGAGAAAAGATGGCGAAGATTATAACAGACTTGGAAACATAGCATTGAAGATAAACAAGAGTTTGGCAGTTGCGGGACCATTACTCACAGGCATTGCTGCTATTGGATCTACTTTTATAGGTAATGGTAGTCCGGTAGCTGCTTTTGTTCCTCTCTTGGCCGGTTCATTGGCTTCTGCAATTAATACTTTCGAACATGGTGGCCAAGTTGGCATGGTTTTTGAAATGTATAGAGGTTCTGCTGGTTTCTTCAACTTGTTAGAAACCTCAATTGAATTAACTTTAAGTGAGAAAGATTTAGAGAGAAGAGAAAATGGAGAGTTGTTTGAAATGAAGATGGCTTTGCAGTTGGGAAGAAGTATATCAAATCTGAGGGAACTTGCATCAAAATCAGCTTCTTATAGAATGGAAGGTGACGTTCTCATAGATGAATTTGCCAGCAAGCTCTTCTAA
- the LOC127077722 gene encoding probable F-box protein At4g22030 — protein MVSLQIFSAANLSSSSLKTVKAAIHLPKLPRLFSIPQLPKTKPLIEDFVNLSIDHINTNQFGNNNVVITTQSHDRHNNKNTDDIIIKLYAVLEAVSDRIEMHHNIAQQRNNWNTLLLNSINMITLTATTFAGVASAAATTCSDSSLLALKLSSALLFSAATGMLLIMNKINPSQLTEEQRNATRLFKQLQTQIQTTIAIGNPSEEDVKDAMEKVLALDRAFPLPLLGAMLEKYPTKFEPAVWWPSKNGKTQSKKMGKMNNGWNEELEMEMREVVDVIKRKDGEDYNRLGNIALKINKSLAVAGPLLTGIAAIGSTFIGNGSPVAAFVPLLAGSLASAINTFEHGGQVGMVFEMYRGSAGFFNLLETSIESTLSEKDLERRENGELFEMKMALQLGRSISNLRELASKSASYRMKGDVLIDEFASKLF, from the coding sequence ATGGTTTCTCTACAAATATTTTCAGCAGCTAatttatcttcttcttctttgaaGACAGTTAAAGCTGCTATCCATCTCCCTAAACTCCCACGTCTATTCTCAATTCCACAACTACCAAAAACAAAGCCTCTTATTGAGGACTTTGTTAATCTATCCATAGATCATATTAATACAAATCAATTTGGAAACAATAATGTTGTCATCACCACACAATCACATGACAGACACAACAACAAGAATACAGATGATATTATTATTAAACTCTATGCAGTCTTGGAAGCTGTTTCCGACAGAATTGAAATGCATCACAACATTGCTCAACAACGTAACAATTGGAACACTCTTTTATTAAACTCTATCAACATGATTACTCTTACTGCTACAACTTTCGCTGgtgttgcttctgctgctgcAACCACTTGTTCTGATTCTTCACTTTTGGCTTTGAAACTATCTTCTGCTCTCTTATTTTCTGCTGCAACTGGAATGTTACTTATCATGAACAAAATCAATCCTTCTCAACTCACGGAGGAACAAAGAAATGCTACAAGGTTGTTTAAACAGCTTCAAACACAAATCCAAACAACTATTGCAATAGGAAATCCTAGTGAGGAAGATGTCAAAGATGCAATGGAGAAGGTTTTGGCACTTGACAGAGCTTTTCCACTTCCCTTATTAGGAGCAATGCTTGAAAAATATCCTACAAAATTTGAGCCTGCTGTTTGGTGGCCTTCCAAAAATGGAAAAACACAAAGCAAGAAAATGGGGAAAATGAATAATGGATGGAATGAAGAATTAGAAATGGAAATGCGGGAAGTTGTTGATGTGATAAAGAGAAAAGATGGCGAAGATTATAACAGACTTGGAAACATAGCATTGAAGATAAACAAGAGTTTGGCAGTTGCGGGACCATTACTCACAGGCATTGCTGCTATTGGATCTACTTTTATAGGTAATGGTAGTCCGGTAGCTGCTTTTGTTCCTCTCTTGGCCGGTTCATTGGCTTCTGCAATTAATACTTTCGAACATGGTGGCCAAGTTGGCATGGTTTTTGAAATGTATAGAGGTTCTGCTGGTTTCTTCAACTTGTTAGAAACCTCAATTGAATCAACTTTAAGTGAGAAAGATTTAGAGAGAAGAGAAAATGGAGAGTTGTTTGAAATGAAGATGGCTTTGCAGTTGGGAAGAAGTATATCAAATCTGAGGGAACTTGCATCAAAATCAGCTTCTTATAGAATGAAAGGTGATGTTCTCATAGATGAATTTGCCAGCAAGCTCTTCTAA